A part of Oncorhynchus clarkii lewisi isolate Uvic-CL-2024 chromosome 17, UVic_Ocla_1.0, whole genome shotgun sequence genomic DNA contains:
- the LOC139369922 gene encoding major histocompatibility complex class I-related gene protein-like: MGKLSIFLFVLSFYTIVNAGSGSHSLWALATYIIGETPFPEFTVVLMLDDVQIGYYDSNIKLSVYRGYHITDKMNDEAQDGTYVLGTMYHHMKERSFRLKHHLNLTEGVHVQQRIGGCEILHNGEPALIMTKNSFNGIFADYAVYYNMTHFTYDSGQLLLGYNWMRQATERTLYANVWLPICINTLKKCLNREKNFVMRRVPPRLRLIKKEVSGDLQVICLAFGFYPRHINLTLLRDGHPVAEQELTGGEVLPSGDGTYQLRKSIYVSTEELREKHNYTCTASHLSLNNKLDVSWESGAERVHLFILSAPLVMALIVILFCILICLARRIRAASQNLQLASVDALEADERNLSSDSEI; the protein is encoded by the exons atgggcaaacTGTCAATCTTTTTGTTTGTTCTTTCATTTTACACCATTGTCAACGCAG GTTCAGGATCACATTCTCTGTGGGCACTTGCAACATACATAATCGGAGAGACACCTTTCCCTGAGTTTACAGTTGTGTTGATGTTGGATGATGTTCAAATAGGTTACTATGACTCCAACATTAAACTGTCTGTCTACAGGGGTTACCATATTACAGACAAAATGAATGACGAAGCTCAGGATGGAACTTATGTACTTGGAACTATGTACCACCACATGAAAGAGAGATCATTTCGCCTAAAGCACCACTTAAATCTCACGGAAGGTGTTCACGTTCAGCAAAGAATTGGTGGCTGTGAGATATTGCACAATGGTGAACCGGCCCTGATCATGACAAAGAACTCTTTTAATGGAATTTTTGCAGATTATGCGGTATATTACAACATGACACATTTTACATATGATTCTGGGCAACTCCTACTAGGATATAATTGGATGAGGCAAGCAACTGAAAGAACACTTTATGCTAATGTTTGGCTTCCTATTTGCATCAACACACTGAAAAAATGCCTGAACAGAGAGAAGAACTTTGTGATGCGGAGGGTGCCTCCCAGACTCAGGTTGATAAAGAAAGAGGTTTCTGGAGACCTCCAGGTGATCTGCCTGGCGTTTGGTTTCTACCCCCGCCACATCAACTTGACCCTGCTGAGAGACGGCCATCCAGTGGCAGAACAGGAGCTGACAGGGGGGGAGGTACTGCCTAGTGGAGACGGGACCTACCAGCTGAGGAAGAGTATTTATGTCAGTACTGAGGAGCTAAGGGAGAAACACAACTACACCTGCACTGCCTCTCACCTCAGTCTGAACAACAAGCTGGATGTCAGTTGGGAGTCTGGGGCAGAGAGAGTTCACCTATTCATCCTCTCAGCTCCACTGGTGATGGCGCTGATTGTTATTCTGTTCTGCATTTTAATTTGCCTCGCAAGGAGGATACGCGCCGCATCGCAGAATTTGCAACTAGCCAGCGTTGATGCATTAGAGGCAGATGAAAGGAACCTGTCATCAGATTCTGAGATCTAA